In Cytophagales bacterium, one DNA window encodes the following:
- a CDS encoding thiolase domain-containing protein, with product MITFSEKQLKIPQMSRPVYLVTGGMSKFARAIPEKRSEELCIDALTEAAEFAGMTPAELKRFIHSCYYGYFADHFGDQLLGEAVIHDRLGLDPLGNVGIKTGGATGGSAMWEAFKAVASGYSDCVLAMGWERMDEVPTDEGNNYIACAADKDWETPLGHIYTGYYAVMAQKYWQVFGKEEDSFRNTMAEIAVKNRGYARMNPHAQGPMKITVEDVLNSPVVAYPLRALDCCLMSVGAACAILCDEKTAYEITDDPLLIYVGAGTHTLRVADRRNMAIPLLPNEAPDLYKDLEERFPGGGRYPGFTGFLAARMAAHYAYGMAGVKDPTEDFDLVELHDAFTISDIQSYEDLGIRPYGEGRTYVESGDCYHTNPHTGQPGKLPANLCGGLIGCMHAVGATGIMQTVEIGHHIWGRWAEMHGDEKKWEKFGRQKPDDWTDLQVKDAKRGLAISHAGVGSHVTATAIIHPDHQLK from the coding sequence ATGATCACATTTAGCGAGAAACAGTTAAAGATACCCCAGATGAGCCGCCCGGTGTATCTTGTTACCGGGGGTATGTCGAAATTTGCCCGTGCAATACCAGAAAAGCGTTCGGAAGAATTGTGTATTGACGCCTTAACAGAAGCAGCAGAATTTGCAGGTATGACTCCGGCTGAGTTAAAACGATTCATCCATTCATGTTATTACGGATATTTTGCAGATCATTTTGGCGATCAACTATTAGGTGAAGCAGTTATTCATGACCGGTTAGGGTTGGATCCGCTTGGAAATGTGGGGATAAAGACTGGTGGAGCAACAGGTGGCTCTGCTATGTGGGAAGCATTTAAGGCAGTGGCTTCGGGATATTCAGATTGCGTTCTCGCAATGGGATGGGAGCGTATGGATGAGGTACCCACCGATGAAGGTAACAACTACATTGCCTGCGCTGCCGATAAGGACTGGGAGACCCCGCTGGGACATATCTATACCGGCTATTATGCGGTGATGGCACAAAAATACTGGCAGGTGTTCGGAAAAGAAGAAGATTCATTCCGTAATACCATGGCAGAAATTGCAGTTAAAAACAGGGGATATGCAAGGATGAATCCCCATGCCCAGGGCCCGATGAAGATCACAGTTGAAGATGTATTGAACTCCCCTGTAGTCGCTTACCCCCTCCGTGCGCTCGACTGCTGCCTGATGAGCGTAGGCGCTGCTTGTGCCATTCTTTGTGATGAAAAAACCGCATACGAAATTACTGATGATCCACTATTAATTTATGTAGGTGCTGGAACTCATACGCTGCGTGTCGCAGATAGAAGAAACATGGCAATTCCGCTTCTTCCCAACGAAGCGCCGGATTTATATAAAGATCTTGAGGAGAGGTTCCCCGGTGGTGGCCGTTATCCGGGATTTACCGGCTTTCTTGCAGCACGTATGGCTGCCCATTATGCTTATGGAATGGCGGGAGTTAAGGATCCAACTGAAGATTTTGACCTCGTTGAACTTCATGATGCTTTTACGATCAGTGATATTCAATCGTATGAAGATCTTGGCATACGGCCTTATGGCGAGGGCCGTACTTATGTAGAGTCGGGCGATTGTTACCATACTAATCCACATACCGGGCAACCCGGGAAATTACCGGCAAATTTATGCGGTGGACTCATCGGATGTATGCATGCCGTTGGCGCCACGGGGATCATGCAGACCGTTGAAATTGGCCATCACATCTGGGGGCGTTGGGCAGAGATGCACGGTGACGAGAAAAAATGGGAAAAATTCGGACGGCAAAAGCCGGACGATTGGACAGACCTGCAGGTAAAGGATGCAAAAAGGGGACTGGCTATCAGTCATGCCGGGGTGGGTTCTCATGTAACAGCCACAGCAATAATTCATCCGGATCATCAATTAAAATAA